From the Paenibacillus sp. R14(2021) genome, the window CCAAAGCACAATTAGGTCCGGAATATGCATATGAAGTAATTGTTAAATGTGAGAAGGTACGGAGAGAGACCGGCCATTAACACAAGGATGGATAGGCTTTGAAAAATATGAGAGATTTCAAGATTCAGTCTAAATCCTCCACAAACAATCGAAGCATACCAATGATTTAAGTATGAAAATGGCAGAAGGTTTTTCCGAATATAATATAAGCAAAGGCCTTGAATGTGAGGTGAAGTCGATAAATCTTAAAGGAGGGTGGAAGTATGCTGCTGATTTGGATAAGAGTCATATGGATTGCTGCTGTTTTGATAAATCTATCAGGCGTCATCTGGTTTATTCTTGGGTCAACCGCAAATTTTCAACGGGGTATCGATTTGATTACTACAGTAGTCATGATGTATTTTGGGGCGCCTTCCATCGTGCTGATTGTTGTATCGATGGTTTTATTGTTAAAGCGGTGGTCCCCGTTAAAATGGGGTAAGATCGGGGTGATAGGCATAATTATTTGCATGTTATGGTTAACGCCGCCATTATATGAGAGCGTAAACACGAGCGGCTGGTTGATAGAGAATGTTCAAACGGACACATTGCAGAAGACAGCAGATGGCCGGTATGAGTATAACATCGAACTAGTCAATCTATTCCAAAGAAACAGCTATGCGCGACTCTATTTAAAGAGTGTTTCTATGTCGGCGATATCACGTATCCGTGTAGATATTCCTTTAAATGAGATCGATGGACTATCTATTGGAGAAGTTAATCATTGGATTAAATTAGAGCCTTATTTGGAAGAGGGAAAATATTTATTATACACGACAGAGGACTTCCCGCTGCCGGGAGAGAGATTTGAAATAGATGTAAAGAAAGGTAAAGCGGTGAGATTAAAGCAGGCAGCAGGGCAAATCCAGAAGGTAGAATTAAAAAGAATAAGCTACAAGAAAGCACACATGAACATTCAATACCCCTCGATCGTAGGTTTGAATGATCCTTATATGGAAAAGAAAGTGAACCAAAGGCTAAAAAGCGATGCGCTTGAGATAACGAAATTATATCAAGAAGATGACAAGACAAGCCTGGATATTATGTTTATTCCGACATGGATCGGGAAGAGCTTGTTAAGCATTCAGTATATTGGAACCGAATATACGAGCGGTGCCGCTCACCCTATAAATATCATGTATACATCAAACGTAAACCTTTTAAATGCCAAGAAAATAACGTTACAAGATGCAGTAAAGGTTACTGATGACTTCATCGAACTTTATAAATTAGGAAATTACATCAAATTTAATCCCAACTTAGATGTAGGAACGGACGCTATGAAGGAGCTTGCGAATTTTAGCAACCCGGAACTCATCCGATACTTTACCCATGCAGATGAAGCAAGCGAGAATAATGCACTCCAAGTATTCACCTACTTTACTAAAGACGCACTCGGAATCAGCGCAGGTACGGCTCATGCGCTTGGTGATCATTTTGAAATAGAAGTACAGTACAAGGATCTAATACATAACAGATTGTTGAATGCGAATTTTGACACCAAATGAAAATCTATTATCCAATCCTTCCTCTAGCCTCCGGTCGGGGGCTGTCAAATATTTTGTGTAAACTCCAATATAGAGAATCTCCCCCCGAGGGGGGAGATTGACACTCACGGCATGCGGTGACTGCTACGGTCGCACAGAGGTGCCATCAGGAATTCTCGAGAGCGTCCATTCCGGCAATCGGTTGTGACATGGGTAGAAGGCGGCTTTCGTTTCGTCCAGATCTACGCCAAGCCCGGGTTTTTCATTCACGTAGACGAACCCGTTCCGCACCTCCGGGCAGCCCGGAAACACTTCCCGCATCTGATCGGACACTTCGCACCACTCCTGGATGCCGAAGTTCGGGCTGCTCAGATCGAGATGGATGTTGGCGGCCTGCCCGATTGGGGAAATATCATTCGGTCCGTGCCAGGCCGTGCGAATGCCAAATGCTTCGCATACCGTCGCAAGCTTCTCGGCCGGCGTCAGCCCGCCGATGGCGCTGATATGGCAGCGGATGAAATCGATCAGCCGTCTGGAGACGAGCGGCATCCATTCCGCGCTGTGGACGAATAGCTCGCCCATAGCGAGCGGCGTAGAACATTGGCTCCGGATTGTCTCGAACCATTCGAGCTGCTCAGGCGGAAGCGCATCCTCCAGGTAGAATAGACGATGCTCCTCCAGCTGCTTTGCGAGGCGTACGGCCTCGATCGGAACAAGCCGCTCGTGGATGTCGTGGATCAGCTCGATCTCGAAGCCGAGCCGGCTGCGCAAGTGATCGAACAGCTTAGGAACGCTTCGCGCATACTCGGCAGGATCGAAGTAGGCGCCAGGCAGCGCATTCTCCGGGGTGTGCAGCTTGTGGTCGTGTCCGCCGTATCCGCCGAGCTGGCAGCGCAAATAATGGTAGCCTTGCTCCATGTACTTTCGGACGTTGTCTTCAACTTTCTGGGGGTCACGGCCGTCGGTATGCCGGTATACGGCTGCGGCTTCACGGCATTTGCCGCCGAGCAGTTCGTAGACAGGCATATTCGCGAGCTTGCCCTTGATATCCCAGAGGGCCATATCCACTCCCGCAATGGCATTGTTCAGCACCG encodes:
- a CDS encoding DUF4163 domain-containing protein, yielding MLLIWIRVIWIAAVLINLSGVIWFILGSTANFQRGIDLITTVVMMYFGAPSIVLIVVSMVLLLKRWSPLKWGKIGVIGIIICMLWLTPPLYESVNTSGWLIENVQTDTLQKTADGRYEYNIELVNLFQRNSYARLYLKSVSMSAISRIRVDIPLNEIDGLSIGEVNHWIKLEPYLEEGKYLLYTTEDFPLPGERFEIDVKKGKAVRLKQAAGQIQKVELKRISYKKAHMNIQYPSIVGLNDPYMEKKVNQRLKSDALEITKLYQEDDKTSLDIMFIPTWIGKSLLSIQYIGTEYTSGAAHPINIMYTSNVNLLNAKKITLQDAVKVTDDFIELYKLGNYIKFNPNLDVGTDAMKELANFSNPELIRYFTHADEASENNALQVFTYFTKDALGISAGTAHALGDHFEIEVQYKDLIHNRLLNANFDTK
- a CDS encoding enolase C-terminal domain-like protein; its protein translation is MSQLQIRDVRAILTAPDGVNLVVVKIETTEPGLYGLGCATFTQRHLSVANAVEHYLKPFLIGKDPLRIEEIWQTSMVSAYWRNGPVLNNAIAGVDMALWDIKGKLANMPVYELLGGKCREAAAVYRHTDGRDPQKVEDNVRKYMEQGYHYLRCQLGGYGGHDHKLHTPENALPGAYFDPAEYARSVPKLFDHLRSRLGFEIELIHDIHERLVPIEAVRLAKQLEEHRLFYLEDALPPEQLEWFETIRSQCSTPLAMGELFVHSAEWMPLVSRRLIDFIRCHISAIGGLTPAEKLATVCEAFGIRTAWHGPNDISPIGQAANIHLDLSSPNFGIQEWCEVSDQMREVFPGCPEVRNGFVYVNEKPGLGVDLDETKAAFYPCHNRLPEWTLSRIPDGTSVRP